One stretch of Pelmatolapia mariae isolate MD_Pm_ZW linkage group LG3_W, Pm_UMD_F_2, whole genome shotgun sequence DNA includes these proteins:
- the b3gat3 gene encoding galactosylgalactosylxylosylprotein 3-beta-glucuronosyltransferase 3 gives MATRMKLKLKTVFLLYFMVSLLGLIYALMQLGQRCDCTEHDFPKDRTISRLRGELHRLQEEMRKLEVTKQPQKQPAKPSLPTIFVITPTYARLVQKAELTRMSQTFLHVPRLHWILVEDSPHKTPLVTDLLMKSGLTYTHLHMPTAKDRKLQEGDPSWLKPRGVEQRNEGLRWLREDRRAQPGGDNQQGVVYFADDDNTYSLQLFEEMRSTQRVSVWPVGLVGGMKYERPVVEGGKVIRFHTGWRPSRPFPIDMAGFAVSLKLVLANPEACFDGEAPTGLLESSFLQGLVTMDELEPKADNCTKVLVWHTRTEKPKMKREEALQAQGLGSDPAVEV, from the exons ATGGCAACGAGGATGAAGCTAAAGCTGAAGACTGTATTTTTGCTCTACTTCATGGTCTCGCTCCTGGGCCTCATCTATGCACTGATGCAGCTCG GCCAGCGCTGTGACTGTACAGAACACGACTTCCCTAAAGACCGCACCATATCTCGGCTGCGTGGGGAACTACACCGTCTTCAGGAGGAGATGAGGAAGTTGGAGGTAACAAAGCAACCTCAGAAGCAGCCAGCCAAACCGTCCCTGCCCACCATCTTTGTTATCACGCCGACATATGCAAG GCTGGTGCAGAAGGCCGAGCTGACTCGTATGTCCCAGACTTTTCTCCATGTCCCTCGGCTTCACTGGATCTTGGTGGAGGACTCGCCACACAAGACGCCTCTGGTGACCGACCTGCTGATGAAGAGCGGCCTGACCTACACTCACCTACACATGCCCACCGCCAAGGACCGCAAACTACAGGAG GGTGACCCCAGCTGGCTCAAGCCCCGTGGAGTGGAGCAGAGAAACGAAGGGCTACGGTGGCTTAGAGAGGACAGGAGGGCTCAGCCAGGAGGGGATAACCAGCAAGGAGTGGTGTACTTTGCTGATGATGATAACACATACAGCCTGCAGTTGTTTGAGGAG ATGAGGAGCACACAGCGGGTGTCAGTTTGGCCGGTGGGCCTGGTTGGAGGAATGAAGTATGAGAGGCCTGTGGTTGAAGGAGGAAAG GTCATTCGCTTCCATACCGGCTGGCGTCCCAGTCGGCCCTTTCCGATCGACATGGCGGGCTTCGCTGTTTCCCTTAAATTGGTCCTGGCCAATCCGGAGGCATGCTTTGACGGAGAGGCACCAACGGGCTTGCTGGAAAGCAGCTTTCTTCAGGGACTGGTTACCATGGATGAACTGGAGCCCAAAGCAGACAACTGCACTAAA GTGCTGGTGTGGCACACACGGACAGAGAAACCGAAGATGAAGAGagaggaggcgctgcaggctcAGGGACTGGGTTCAGACCCTGCTGTGGAGGTCTGA